In Anticarsia gemmatalis isolate Benzon Research Colony breed Stoneville strain chromosome 4, ilAntGemm2 primary, whole genome shotgun sequence, the DNA window ATTAAGGCACGAAGAGGAGCggaaaattaattgaaatgttGCCCCCGAGGTGTCTCTGAAACAACTCTCATCTTTGTGATGTAATTACCAAATGTTAGTATAGGCAGAACAATGTGTTTTCTTTTGCTTTCTAGATAATTAACAATGTATTTTCTGGTAATAATGATGTTATTAAGACTCACGTTACGATACGTTGTACGTAGGTAAATACACGCTGCTGTTTAACATTTGAACTAGTAAAGTTTTCagttaatgttaaaatattttccagcGGAATAGAGAACGCTCcactttacttaaaatatactgtCTTTTGAAGCATGTGGAGGACACGAGAATACACTACTATTTGAACGCTTCTTATTCTTCTGCTTTTATGCATGTCCTgcttttgctttttttattaactgaCTTTGATGGTAGTTTGGCTTCCAAATTgatataagtacatattagAGGCATTGTGTGTTTTGAGGTACATATGTAGATACTTACCAATCGGATTTAATCTCTACCTAACTCTACTTAAATGTAAATTCAGAATTGTATTTTTCTagatatttattgtactttgtaTACTAAAATGGcttgtgtgtttgtgtatgtcATAGTATTTATTTCAGAATGCTGCTCTAGGTCACCTCGAGAAGAATGCAACCACAACCTATCGTCAGAACAATTCATCTGAGTTAAAagaattgtattgtattgtgcAATTTACGTGATATCATGCACCTATACTATTGTTTACTTGCTACCTAGATATTAACTATGCATAGTTATATATTCAACATGCGTTTAGCTCATAAGTTATGTTTAATGAATTGTTGTGTAATTATCGGAACATGATTTTAGGAAATAAATTGCAACACTCAAACTTTAATCAGTAAACTTTAAGCACCAGAAGCTAAATGCGCTTAAAatagacataaaataaaacctagaattctctacatattttaaaacaaagatagGCAAAAAATCTCACTGTTGTCTTCTTTCAAagcatattttaaaagacaaattttagattctaataatatgtttttataataacaggAGCTTCTTCGAGAGAAGCAGCAGCATTTAGAGCGACTGTTACGTGAACGGGAGCTGGAAAGAGCCGAGATGGCGAAGATCACGCTGCAGGCAGACCGCGCTGAAACTGCCGTCACACAACTTAAGAAAGAGGCTGCTCAGGTATACCTTTCTATAAGCATTTTACACCACAACTGTAGTACGATTATCTGCGCTCGGAACTATGACTAGCGAGTGCTTGAGGtttaaaagtactttaaaaataatttataattattaatactgaatagagccatagccagttgcacttaccggtcggtaaacaatctgtggggtAAGCAAActttggtgcggtcattccatagatgggtgaccgcatagtggtatttgaactgggcgtcttcgtgcttcggagggcacgtaaaaagtcggtcccggttgttgtcaattaagataacagtcgttaagccatgtcaaaggcctctcggtcggcttgaacaacgttgacactaggttgaccgctaaccatacAATAGATAGATAGAGGAGACTGAATACAGAAGGGATATTGATCAGCTTTTCATAGCAAAGAAACAACATTTGTCGAGAACTACTAGGTTGTCAATAGCTGAAAATGTTAGAAAGTGTCGGGTCTGATCATGTCCATTACCCGATGAATAGTAGGTGCAGTAGCTTTTTATGTCTAGAAACATGTGTTAATACTTAAAGATGACGCAGATACGCAGAACTGTCTGCTAGTCTCCACCTCACGTGGAGATCGTGGCAGTCGACTTCAGTCGAGCACTAACGCCAAGTTTAAGTGGTgctcaaaatattttagtaattacatTGCATGTTGAAGTGAGAAAGACTTAGGTACTCAGATTTGAGTGCCGTTTCAATATTCGTAAAGCAATAAAATGTTGATCTATTGAAATTAATGGGTGATAAAAATGTTCTGAAAGAAGGTCTCAAATTTTACTCCGCAACCCGATCTGtccaatatattatgtttaccgTGAATACTTCGTAGTCGGTCAGACGATCAAAGCagacattaatttgttttttttattaaacttctgAGTATTAGGACGAATcgattcaaacatttttatttcgttcaaTTCTCGACGAAACGGTGATGTGCCAATATTCGCTTTTTATCAAACCCGTTTTAAACGCTAACAAaacgttttaacaaaaaaacaatgattaagAATTAATTCGTAATCACTGTAAGCTTTTAGCATACAAAAACAAagcaattataaaaaataacaaccaGCGAATTAAAAGTAGATAATCATCTTTGTACATGTGAGAAAAAATACGTGTTTTTGCGAAGATCAATAAACTCTATATATAGGTGCTCATTAGTATTCACTATTGTAAACAAACTTTGAACCCTAAACCAACATGGCAGTTACGTGAGAGTTTTACATCCAACTTAATTTATTCCAACCACCATCTtctatatacagggtgtcccaaaactcaacgataatccgagacaggatgaaaggccaagtcataccggttacaggaaaaaaaaaaaaaatccatatcacttagttcagcaataatagacacttttcaaaaaagttgaaattccacacccttggtcgcattttcaagtcctgtcatcaccaatgtcacaatttcgctgtgtttttttaaatttcgtgatcttaattaaatatgctattcatcgtataacaaattaatgcacaaaacatcgtttatttaataaaaaaagttaagttttagtgagtcatctttctcaaaaatatcgttagtcaactttgacgcttcatactgaaaaaaaaatgtactacactacccttggcaagttatttcaaaagttggcgcatttaatcaagatttcaaaatggtataacacttgccacttttcttgccattaaaaatgttatttttatttgaacgaagagtatcctcgcagatggatcggacgcagtggtacaattttatggcatcctcgttccccgatctaaatctagtagatattttttactgggaatgcataaaagaaaaagtttattcaaaatcaatacaaaatctatcagaacttcgccagaaattTGACACAGCGCCAGAAGAattaaatgcaaggaatttcgcttgactggtgaaaaaatcttttgtacgccgttgcagagcctgtattcgtgccagaggaaagcaattatttttaagtaaagaggtaattgagtcagtccataacaaatatttaatgtaataaacataataggttataacaatttaaaaaaaacaatgaacgaaccatcgatcttatttaattattctctttaaactaaagtaattccgaattgttttcctctggcatgaattcaggctctgcaacgccttacaaaagacctttgcaccagtcaatcaaaattccttgcatttatttcctctgacgttgtgtcaattttctggctaagttctgatagattttgtattgatttcgaataaactttttcttttatgcattcccagtaaaaaatatctactggatttagatcgggagaacgaggaggccataaaattgtaccactgcgtccgatccaattgcgaggatactcttcgttcaaataaaaataacatttttaatggcaagaaaagtggcaagtgttataccattttgaaatcttgattaaatgcgccaacttttgaaataacttgccaagggtagtgtagtacatttttttttcagtatgaagcgtcaaagttgactaacgatatttttgagaaagatgactcactaaaacttaactttttttattaaataaacgatgttttgtgcattaatttgttatacgatgaatagcatatttaattaagatcacgaaatttaaaaaaacacagcgaaattgtgacattggtgatcacaggacttgaaaatgcgaccaagggtgtggaatttcaacttttttgaaaagtgtctattattgctgaactaagtgatatagaattttttttttatttttcctataaccggtatgacttggcctttcatcctgtctcggtttatcgttgagttttgggacaccctgtatatatcgTCGGCCTAGAATCCCCAAGGATACTAAATGAAGGGAAATTTGCGATATTCTTCTTCTTCGCTACACTCTTGGCAGAGTGGTCGTGGTCATCGGATTTGcgatatataaaagtaaaataattattccgctgatttttatggtttttatattatgagtaCTTACTTACGTTATTACTACTCAAACAAGTGTCAAAGTTAAAGCCCAAAGGCCCTTGACATGGCTTATCAACTGTTATGTTAATTGATTACAATAAGAAATTTCTGCAAGGATATAATCTTAAGTAATGTAAAACGAAACTAAAAGTCATCACtcaaaagaaaaacttatataaaaacagtGCAATTACTAGAACCTTCATATTTTAGTCTAACAACTCGTAATCTTATTCGTAAAAATATTGGAAGGAGTACCAAGACTTTATTCAGATTTTATCGCCAAAGATTTTTACTGCTGGAGCCGTCTTCCTATAAAAAGATCAAGTACCCAGTAATCGGTTTCTAAGATCGTCACACTTTCCTTTCATAAGAGCTAGCGTCTTTCAGACGCTGTTTGCATAATCCTTCTTTGTGAGAGAACATTTTGCCCCAGTTTCGTCGATAAGATGGTTATTTCAGACTTTATGTAGTACATTAAAAGTTTACAGTTTACTGTCCTTTTAAGACAAAAGCTAGAGAGTTGTTATATTTCTTACCTTGAGAGTTCGGAATAATACTTGAATGACTTCTTTCGTCTAAGATTTTACACTTTCTTTGAAATAGAGACAAAAGAATCAGGATACCTACAGTAGCTAAGTCAACTTATTCGACACTCTTTTCAACGTGTTACGAACATATTACAGAATAGACCTACTAGCACTGGTAGTAATGGTTCGATTAAccatattgatttaaataagtaGACGCCGTAGACGGTTCGGTTCCGACACATTAGGTTTCAGGAATAGATTGTTTAAAATTGTCCTTGCAGCGCTTTTGCCGATGTCGTTATCAGGTGATGCTATTGCCTAAATTAGAGTAATTTTGATTAAGCTTAGCATGTACCGGTTTCATATCCTTACTCGAGTCTCGAGTCAAACCttcatgtattaaaaaaatcccTGTCGACATGGAATAAGCTTAAAAGGTGTCTTATATCAATTTTTTCGTGTATCAGGCTGCCACAGAGAACAGTAAGTTGAAGGCTGAACTGGACAAGATCACGCAGCAGCTCGACGATGAGAAGCAGAAGGTGGAAGATCTCATGTTCAGCAACGAAgaagaaaatatcaataaagaagaatataatgtgagttttaaactttcacgttgAATAACAGCTATAAACTACAATACTTTACTTATTGCCATTGTAAGGGCTCGTACATACAGTGCCGGCGGGTTACGCGGCCGTCATTTGTTTCTAACATTCGAGCGACAATGCTTGGTATTGACAGCTCTGCGGGGCATGTGCCGGCATTGTGTAGTAGCCGTAATATGTGCCTAAATGTCAAGCAATCAATTGATAGTTGCATATTTAGAAAACGAGTTATGAATcaataagaatttattaattgacgttataatattttctttttcagagATATAAGGAGGCAATGGAGGTATGTAATAAGTTATAttgagtattaaaataattgattaaatcCTGTGTAAGTGTATAGAAATCATACACACAACAGTCGGTTacacaaactaaattatattttggtcAATTAATGACTTAGTATGAAGAAGAAATATCGCTTAGTTAGAGGAAATCATTAGATAGCGATAAATACTCATGAATTGAATTCATAAAAAAGTCCCGTTTAATAAAGCATTATCGAACACTATCCAATTTAATTCAAACAGGTAAAGAAATAAACGTGATTTGCTCTTCTATTAGGGATTCATAGGCTTTATTTTGTGATGTAGCGTGAGTTAGCCCTTCGCGAGCGCACGTGCCAGCAGCTGGAGGTGGACTTAGAGCTGCAGCGTGTTCGCTCGGAGGCCAACGCTACCGCGCTGCGCAACCTGGAGCAACAGCGGAACCTCGACGCTAACGCCGCCGCCGAACAACACCGGGAGGAACTCAATGCTGCGCATAGTAAGACCCTTTTTATTCTaactattttattctaattattttctGGAACATATTGATATTGCGAAATTCCATTTTCTTTTCCAAAAACGCACAACTATAATTGAAAAGTGTCCCTACTTTAATACAGATGAAGGCTTTTGCCATTTATTGGTTTTTCCTACCGTTCATCAAATTCCTCAAATTGAACCTCGCAATACCCGATCAGTCGTAAACACAATGCATTTTTATTCGAATAACTTGAGATTATAAACCAATAACTTTCATCAAGTCAAGTTTCTAAAACGTCACAAAGCCGTTAATATAATGGATTAACAAATctcaattaaataacattttcttatttcagcTCTGTCATCTGAACTGCAAAAACTATTAGACGAAGCTTACGTTCTccttaaagaaaaagaaaacgaaAAAGATTCTCTAGGTAAAAGCATGTCGGATGAACTGGCGCGAGTCAAGATTGACTCAGAAAAGGCATTGAACGAGGCTAAGACAAAGATGGCTATCGCTCAAACAGAGTATGAAACACAAGTGTCTGTGTTAACCGCTAAACTGCAACTAGCAGAGTCCAAACTCGACACTGAAAAACAGAATTTAGAAAGATTAAATAAGGAAAACAGCcaaattattatagatttaaatacTAAGTTGACTCAGCTACAGGCTGCTGTGGATGATAAGACATTGGAACTGAACAAAGGTAACAACATAACGTTTTAAatgaacttttgttttatataatatccattttttcccggggtaaaaagtatcccatCTAAGTGATAAAATGTGTGCAATATTTCATGAAGCTATTGCTGGAAGATTAATAAACATGCTTACAATCTTACATAGAAATctttctatattaaaatataatcaatatattatttagatgGTACGGTAATAATCTTATTTCATTTCACAGTTGTCGGTGTCAGCAAAGAGCATGAAGTGAACCTGAACAAGGAAATCACTAAGCTGCGAATGGAACTCAGCGCTAAAGTATTAGACTTAGAACAGTTAGAAGACTCCAAGAAAAAACAAGAAACAGCACTCAAAACACTACAAGATGAAATCAATCGCGTCAAGGAAgaatacaacaataaaattaatgagtATGAAGGTTTGTTGAACGAAGTCAcacaacaaaatgaaaaaaataaaacagaaatgttAGAATTACAACAAAGTCTTAACACCAAGACTAAGGAGTATGAAAAACTGATGCAAGAACTAAGTGAGTCTTCCAATTCTTCAGAGAAACTTGTAAGTGAatataaacaaactattcaTGAACGAGACAAGGAGATTATCAAACTCAAAGATGATTTCGAACAAACGACTGCCAACTTTAATATAAAGCACAGTAAGATCGCTGAAGAACATAAGAAGGAAATTGATGAACGCAACACTAAAATAGAACAACTGTTGAAAGAGATCGAGGAACATAAACATTCCTTAGATCAAAGTAAGGTTGAGTTCGAGACTTTGAATTCACAGTTCAATATTAACGCAGACGAATTGAAACAATTGAGAGAAgaaaatgaaaaactaaaacaGTCTGTGAATGATCTAACTCAAAGCAATAATGAACTTAAAACCAAAATATCTGAAATGGAGTTAGAAATTGGTGAATGCAGACGTCAATTTGAGAGTGCTAATGAAAAGTGCGCTGAGTTACAGAAGGCTAAAGAAAAAATTGAATCTGAGTACATGAATCTTACTGGACAGACTACAGACTCTAATGAGCAGTTCAACAAATTGTCTCAACATCTGAAAGAGACTGAGAAAGAATTACAAGACCTTAAAGATAAGCACAGAGAGACTGTTAATACATATGCACGTACTGAACAAGAACTTAAACAGAAGTTGTTTAAAATACAAGAAGACTTCTCTGTGGAGCGTGCGCAGTTGGTAGACTCTGtcaatcaaaatattgaaaagctGAAGGAAGCAGACGGCAAGGTCAAAGAGCTTGAAACTCAAACTACTGACATAAATATTCGTCTTGGCAATCTCCAGTCTGATAATGACAAACTTCTCGAtgaaaatacaatattgaaGAAGGAGATTGAAGCACTGAAGATTAAAGAACAAGAAGTGAATAATGACCACGAGGCAGCTTGTAAGAAATTAGAAGTCgatattgaaaaatacaaagaaGAAATATCTATTCTGAAAGCAGAAGGAGCGACGTCGGAGGTCAAGCTTATGGAAAAGGTAGACCAGCTAACAGAGGCCCAAAATGACTTGAATAACAAGCTAGAAGAAGCAAGGAAACACGAAGATTCgttgcaaaaaatattagatGATATGACATCTCAACTTAATAACCAAAAGGTACAGCATGAAAAAGAAATATCACAATTGCAAAATAACTTAACAGCTGCCACAGAAGAATCTGAGAAGTATAAAACTGAGGAAAGTCGTCTAAAAGAGCTGTTAGAGCAAAACCAAAATAGTGTCAAAGATCTCACTCTGAAGCTAGAAATGATTGAAGTTGATCTTAAATCAAAAACTGAAATAGTTGCTGAAAAAGATCGCCAAGTTGCACAAATAAATGAGGAACTCAGTAAAGCGACTGAAAACAAAAAGCAGCTTGAAGAAAAACTAAACAGTGCTGCTCTAGAAACTAACgaattaaaacagaaatatgATAATCTTACAGCTAACTTCTCTGCGGAAGAAAGTGTCCTTAAAGAGCAGCTCACTCAGTTAGAAAATCTAAGAAAAGAAATGACTGTTTTAGTTCAAGATAAACAATCATTAGAATCTAAGTGCAGCGAGACTTTAGTAGAACTAAGCGAATTGAAGAAGTCCTTAGAAGAGAaagatagtttaattaaatctcaAAATGAGAAGAACGAGACTGAGTCCCGCAAAGTAGCTGAATTAAATGAGACAATACTGACTCTTAAACAAGAAATACAAACACAAGAAGCGCTGGTACGTGAGAGGGACGGACAAATAGCGCGAACTGAGCAGCAGTTACGTTCGGGAACACACGAATCACTATTGGAAATGTCAATGCttcattatgaaaataacagtaGAGCTTCCGCAGACAGTGTACGTGCATTAGAAACTCTCCGTGCTAGAGTTAAAAATCTAGAAACTGAAATCCAAACTAGGGACAGTAAACTCGAAGAACTtcagaaaattgaaaaagaaCAAGTAGAACTCAAGAAACTCGCAGATGAAGCTGTAGCGACGAAGGCAGCCATGGATGATTTGAAAAAACAATTAGAAAAGTCCGAAAAAGATATCCAACAACTGACTAGTATTAATGAAGCtcaaaaacttaattatgaaGACTTAAACAAGCAGCTGCAAACTCAAtttgatgaatttaaaaaagAGAGCAAGCGTGCGAAGCATGAACTTAAGGCAGCTTTGGTTAACTACGAAAAGGAATTGAAGGAATCCAAAGACAAAGTCGCAGTAGAAATAgataaacaaaatcaattgCAGCAAAAACTGACTGaatctgaaaagaaaatatcagaAATATCACAGAAACTGGAATTGGTGACAGTTCAACAAAGTAGTGACGTGGAAAAAGATAAACAATTAGAGAAATTGACCACTGAACTGCATGCGGCCAAACAACATTCGGAAGACATAGTGGCCAAGAATGAAAACCTAATCAAGAATCTTAAAGCAGATATTGAAAATAAGATGAAAGATTTGAAACAAAAAGatgatttaattaacaaattgcAAGAGGAAATCAAGGTACGacaaattcataaaatcacagaaaaaaaataaacagtactgctattttaaccgactttaaaaaaaggaggaggttctcaattcgtcgcgatatttttatcattttaacatcatattttttatttttagaagcaGAAAACGAAAGTAGAGTTAGCAGAACGTGAAAAGGTTCTGTTGCAAAAAGAGAAcgtaactaaattaaaagataaaaatgacAACAATGCGATGGGAGTGTTGGGAGAAGGCGACACCGCGCCGCCAAAGTAAGTCTAGTAGCGCGACTCTCCACAGCCggtactaacgagtatcgaaaatttggtatttaaaatatactgaacaattcatttttattattactttaaagaaTCTGGCTGATAGGAAGTTACTTtacctttaaataatttgtataaaacagGCGTTTATCATAAGAACTCTTATTGCAGGACGTCAGACGATAAAGAGATGATAGACGGACAGGTGAGCTTCCTGAACTCGGTGATAGTGGACATGCAACGTAAGAACGAGCAGCTAATGGCAAGGGTACAGGCGCTAGAGGGCGGCACCGTCGTCCCAGAACCTATCTTGTAAGTTAaatcttcataatatttgattaattacaaattacataACGTCTTTGAAGGTGGAGTTACAACATAATGGTTAAGAAAATGCTACATTCATGCATTATTTAATGCTACATACTGAATATCATATAGTATCTTACAAAGCTGTATATGTATACTGTTGGcgtgtctataaataaataaataaataaattacaataataaaggTAGTGACTCTCACTCACACTTAATAAAGTGTTCTTCAAAGTTGTCTATGtctctataaatattaatattctgaTTACAGCAATGGTCGCAAAGCCCGTGCAGTAGCGCCGCGTTTGTTTTGCGACATATGCGACGTGTTCGACGCACACGACACGGAAGAGTGCCCGCGACAGTCGGCCGAGCCCGACGCGCCGCCCACTCCGGCCaaccgccgcgcgccgccgccaccCAGGCCTTACTGCGATATTTGTGAAGGTACATCGACTTTACAGACATATACCACGATAAAATACACGACTTTAGACAATCAACAACTTCTAATACTATTTACATTTATAGCTCAACCGGCTTTATATAGCACTAATACAGAACTACCGGCGCCGATAATACCtacttttttcgtaaataatagcaatataataacaacaatttataatgttttgtattcatgttcattttataaattatagttttgtttattcCAGTATTCGGCCACGCAAC includes these proteins:
- the CLIP-190 gene encoding cytoplasmic linker protein 190 isoform X4, giving the protein MSETQETLSPDSATTPPAPPSSTSSDNASLASTTAASTVTKPDSTRPSSLPKPSGLKPPSKIGRLCSNSAPKPAVPISPRTDGSSTDTLRKLSDDSSRKHLSDLIEAEEDEVSSSLPERPRSHRKASTSSTFSVTSMDALWEKYPRRLSEAGLRRSSDHSVVLTEDTDSFIIGERVWVGGTKPGQIAYIGETQFAPGEWAGIVLDEPIGKNDGSVAGVRYFQCPEKRGVFSRLTRLTRVPLITHAPHDASPISDAGSVFERPPSGTRLRRAHSPNGSVRSIVSSKMNASISTTTNGEVRVGDRVIVSSSRGSKAGTLRYVGVTDFATGIWAGVELDDPLGKNDGSVDGKRYFDCSPRFGLFAPISKVSRSPSNRKPGACAIHSNGRATPLRRSNSRESLTSLGTSIASSRVGELLREKQQHLERLLRERELERAEMAKITLQADRAETAVTQLKKEAAQAATENSKLKAELDKITQQLDDEKQKVEDLMFSNEEENINKEEYNRYKEAMERELALRERTCQQLEVDLELQRVRSEANATALRNLEQQRNLDANAAAEQHREELNAAHTLSSELQKLLDEAYVLLKEKENEKDSLGKSMSDELARVKIDSEKALNEAKTKMAIAQTEYETQVSVLTAKLQLAESKLDTEKQNLERLNKENSQIIIDLNTKLTQLQAAVDDKTLELNKVVGVSKEHEVNLNKEITKLRMELSAKVLDLEQLEDSKKKQETALKTLQDEINRVKEEYNNKINEYEGLLNEVTQQNEKNKTEMLELQQSLNTKTKEYEKLMQELSESSNSSEKLVSEYKQTIHERDKEIIKLKDDFEQTTANFNIKHSKIAEEHKKEIDERNTKIEQLLKEIEEHKHSLDQSKVEFETLNSQFNINADELKQLREENEKLKQSVNDLTQSNNELKTKISEMELEIGECRRQFESANEKCAELQKAKEKIESEYMNLTGQTTDSNEQFNKLSQHLKETEKELQDLKDKHRETVNTYARTEQELKQKLFKIQEDFSVERAQLVDSVNQNIEKLKEADGKVKELETQTTDINIRLGNLQSDNDKLLDENTILKKEIEALKIKEQEVNNDHEAACKKLEVDIEKYKEEISILKAEGATSEVKLMEKVDQLTEAQNDLNNKLEEARKHEDSLQKILDDMTSQLNNQKVQHEKEISQLQNNLTAATEESEKYKTEESRLKELLEQNQNSVKDLTLKLEMIEVDLKSKTEIVAEKDRQVAQINEELSKATENKKQLEEKLNSAALETNELKQKYDNLTANFSAEESVLKEQLTQLENLRKEMTVLVQDKQSLESKCSETLVELSELKKSLEEKDSLIKSQNEKNETESRKVAELNETILTLKQEIQTQEALVRERDGQIARTEQQLRSGTHESLLEMSMLHYENNSRASADSVRALETLRARVKNLETEIQTRDSKLEELQKIEKEQVELKKLADEAVATKAAMDDLKKQLEKSEKDIQQLTSINEAQKLNYEDLNKQLQTQFDEFKKESKRAKHELKAALVNYEKELKESKDKVAVEIDKQNQLQQKLTESEKKISEISQKLELVTVQQSSDVEKDKQLEKLTTELHAAKQHSEDIVAKNENLIKNLKADIENKMKDLKQKDDLINKLQEEIKKQKTKVELAEREKVLLQKENVTKLKDKNDNNAMGVLGEGDTAPPKTSDDKEMIDGQVSFLNSVIVDMQRKNEQLMARVQALEGGTVVPEPIFNGRKARAVAPRLFCDICDVFDAHDTEECPRQSAEPDAPPTPANRRAPPPPRPYCDICEVFGHATENCDEEETF
- the CLIP-190 gene encoding cytoplasmic linker protein 190 isoform X3: MSETQETLSPDSATTPPAPPSSTSSDNASLASTTAASTVTKPDSTRPSSLPKPSGLKPPSKIGRLCSNSAPKPAVPISPRTDGSSTDTLRKLSDDSSRKHLSDLIEAEEDEVSSSLPERPRSHRKASNHSVVLTEDTDSFIIGERVWVGGTKPGQIAYIGETQFAPGEWAGIVLDEPIGKNDGSVAGVRYFQCPEKRGVFSRLTRLTRVPLITHAPHDASPISDAGSVFERPPSGTRLRRAHSPNGSVRSIVSSKMNASISTTTNGEVRVGDRVIVSSSRGSKAGTLRYVGVTDFATGIWAGVELDDPLGKNDGSVDGKRYFDCSPRFGLFAPISKVSRSPSNRKPGACAIHSNGRATPLRRSNSRESLTSLGTSIASSRVGVRLGVTSLGAQRVGGPRASSTPVSAKNALQELLREKQQHLERLLRERELERAEMAKITLQADRAETAVTQLKKEAAQAATENSKLKAELDKITQQLDDEKQKVEDLMFSNEEENINKEEYNRYKEAMERELALRERTCQQLEVDLELQRVRSEANATALRNLEQQRNLDANAAAEQHREELNAAHTLSSELQKLLDEAYVLLKEKENEKDSLGKSMSDELARVKIDSEKALNEAKTKMAIAQTEYETQVSVLTAKLQLAESKLDTEKQNLERLNKENSQIIIDLNTKLTQLQAAVDDKTLELNKVVGVSKEHEVNLNKEITKLRMELSAKVLDLEQLEDSKKKQETALKTLQDEINRVKEEYNNKINEYEGLLNEVTQQNEKNKTEMLELQQSLNTKTKEYEKLMQELSESSNSSEKLVSEYKQTIHERDKEIIKLKDDFEQTTANFNIKHSKIAEEHKKEIDERNTKIEQLLKEIEEHKHSLDQSKVEFETLNSQFNINADELKQLREENEKLKQSVNDLTQSNNELKTKISEMELEIGECRRQFESANEKCAELQKAKEKIESEYMNLTGQTTDSNEQFNKLSQHLKETEKELQDLKDKHRETVNTYARTEQELKQKLFKIQEDFSVERAQLVDSVNQNIEKLKEADGKVKELETQTTDINIRLGNLQSDNDKLLDENTILKKEIEALKIKEQEVNNDHEAACKKLEVDIEKYKEEISILKAEGATSEVKLMEKVDQLTEAQNDLNNKLEEARKHEDSLQKILDDMTSQLNNQKVQHEKEISQLQNNLTAATEESEKYKTEESRLKELLEQNQNSVKDLTLKLEMIEVDLKSKTEIVAEKDRQVAQINEELSKATENKKQLEEKLNSAALETNELKQKYDNLTANFSAEESVLKEQLTQLENLRKEMTVLVQDKQSLESKCSETLVELSELKKSLEEKDSLIKSQNEKNETESRKVAELNETILTLKQEIQTQEALVRERDGQIARTEQQLRSGTHESLLEMSMLHYENNSRASADSVRALETLRARVKNLETEIQTRDSKLEELQKIEKEQVELKKLADEAVATKAAMDDLKKQLEKSEKDIQQLTSINEAQKLNYEDLNKQLQTQFDEFKKESKRAKHELKAALVNYEKELKESKDKVAVEIDKQNQLQQKLTESEKKISEISQKLELVTVQQSSDVEKDKQLEKLTTELHAAKQHSEDIVAKNENLIKNLKADIENKMKDLKQKDDLINKLQEEIKKQKTKVELAEREKVLLQKENVTKLKDKNDNNAMGVLGEGDTAPPKTSDDKEMIDGQVSFLNSVIVDMQRKNEQLMARVQALEGGTVVPEPIFNGRKARAVAPRLFCDICDVFDAHDTEECPRQSAEPDAPPTPANRRAPPPPRPYCDICEVFGHATENCDEEETF